The following proteins are encoded in a genomic region of Streptomyces lunaelactis:
- a CDS encoding TetR/AcrR family transcriptional regulator, with amino-acid sequence MSNDARSAPTRQRIIRAVLHIIGRDGVAAVTNRRIAKEAGVSLGSVTYHFETQHELLRESLLHFVREETRRFTELADQCQSDGVDIDGAAALAGQVAGGTSFDSEHIAPFELYVEAGRDERLREAAAEAFAAYDRLAAQILTGLGVPDAERLAATTVALVMGLQLRRLATGGPADDLVDALLLLARGAVAQEAGR; translated from the coding sequence ATGTCCAACGACGCCCGCTCCGCCCCGACCCGGCAGCGCATCATCCGCGCCGTCCTGCACATCATCGGCAGGGATGGCGTCGCGGCGGTCACCAACCGGCGGATAGCCAAGGAAGCCGGGGTCTCGCTCGGCTCGGTGACGTACCACTTCGAGACCCAGCACGAGCTGCTGCGCGAGAGCCTCCTGCACTTTGTGCGCGAGGAGACCCGACGCTTCACCGAGCTCGCCGACCAGTGCCAGAGCGACGGCGTCGACATCGACGGCGCCGCCGCCCTGGCGGGGCAGGTGGCGGGCGGTACGTCCTTCGACAGCGAGCACATCGCGCCCTTCGAGCTGTACGTCGAGGCCGGGCGCGACGAGCGGCTGCGGGAAGCGGCCGCCGAGGCCTTCGCGGCGTACGACCGGCTCGCTGCGCAGATCCTCACCGGCCTGGGCGTCCCGGACGCCGAACGCCTCGCCGCGACGACGGTCGCGCTGGTGATGGGACTGCAACTGCGCCGACTGGCCACGGGCGGGCCGGCCGATGACCTCGTCGACGCCCTGCTGCTGCTCGCGCGGGGCGCGGTCGCCCAAGAGGCAGGGCGGTAG
- a CDS encoding alpha/beta fold hydrolase, translated as MRDAGHARLGRELTAGSGVECVFAHYADLFGRGQSQGEPDGLPDEAEAEVLSDLLVAWVDALAAEDVSERDRRLLEHARAEAAPRGQTQGSLEVVRRAINVATTVLSLKPWGDAAQWITPKLMVRQLAQVARYLARGEDDEEGVGLDRRVRARVADVLGAGPVVVVAHSLGTVVALEALHEHPSDIRLLVTLGSPIAMRTVVWPRLVPQPPSVPETVAEWLNFWDRDDIIAVRPHLERDVGANRAGVVPVSSRIDSDGVWVHSADKYLAQPAVAGRVAEALMSMASEPSGNSE; from the coding sequence ATGCGCGATGCCGGGCATGCGCGACTGGGCCGCGAACTGACGGCGGGATCCGGCGTCGAGTGCGTGTTTGCCCACTACGCCGACCTTTTCGGGCGTGGGCAGTCCCAGGGCGAGCCGGACGGCCTGCCCGATGAGGCGGAGGCCGAGGTCCTCTCGGACCTCCTCGTCGCGTGGGTGGATGCGCTCGCAGCCGAGGATGTCAGCGAGCGGGACCGCCGCTTATTGGAACACGCTCGGGCTGAGGCGGCCCCCAGAGGGCAGACGCAGGGCAGTCTGGAGGTCGTCCGCAGGGCGATCAATGTGGCGACGACGGTACTGTCGCTCAAGCCCTGGGGCGATGCCGCTCAATGGATCACCCCCAAGCTGATGGTTCGTCAACTTGCTCAGGTCGCTCGCTACCTGGCACGTGGCGAAGACGATGAGGAGGGTGTCGGCCTGGACCGCCGGGTCCGCGCGCGGGTCGCCGACGTGCTCGGTGCCGGACCCGTTGTGGTGGTGGCACACTCCCTGGGAACGGTCGTCGCCCTTGAGGCACTGCACGAACACCCTTCAGACATACGCCTGCTCGTCACCCTGGGATCACCGATCGCCATGCGGACAGTGGTGTGGCCGCGGCTCGTTCCCCAACCGCCGAGCGTGCCCGAGACGGTCGCCGAGTGGCTGAACTTCTGGGACCGGGACGACATCATCGCCGTCCGGCCCCACCTGGAACGTGACGTGGGGGCGAACCGGGCCGGGGTTGTTCCCGTCAGCTCACGCATCGACTCGGACGGCGTCTGGGTCCACTCGGCCGACAAGTATCTCGCGCAGCCCGCGGTCGCCGGCCGTGTCGCGGAAGCGCTGATGAGCATGGCGAGCGAGCCGTCCGGTAACTCGGAATGA
- a CDS encoding NCS1 family nucleobase:cation symporter-1: MTATLPPTPSEGLIADAAGRVELAYGAAPTDSRFVNDDLLPVPVAQRRWTTYNFAALWVGMAHNIPSWLLASGLVALGMDWKQAVFTIALANLIVLAPMLLTGHAGPKYGIPFPVLARASFGLRGANLPALIRAGVACAWFGIQTWIGGQGIFVLLGKIFGGWAEAAEVGGQPWTLWVCFILFWVLELAIIYRGMETLRRFENWAAPFVILGALVLLVWIAVKAGGLGPLLDQPSKLGWGADFWPVFFPSLMGMIAFWSTLSLNIPDFTRFGAGQRAQIWGQSLGLPTTMTLFALLSVFVTSGSQAVYGAAVWDPVQLAAKTDNVFGLLFALVTVLIATISVNIAANVVSPAYDLANLAPKVINFRRGALITGVVGVLLMPWKLTETPELYIFTWLGLVGGLLGTVAGILIADYWVVRRTVLDLAGLYTPGSRYWYTSGWNLRAVAAFVVGGVLAVGGSHSAEGKGPFPEDGLIPFLKPLADYGWAVGLASSLVLYVALMRAERARAASSSPSGV; the protein is encoded by the coding sequence ATGACCGCGACCCTCCCACCCACCCCGTCCGAGGGCCTGATAGCCGACGCGGCGGGGCGCGTCGAACTCGCGTACGGAGCGGCTCCCACCGACAGCCGGTTCGTCAACGACGATCTGCTGCCCGTCCCGGTCGCGCAGCGCCGCTGGACGACGTACAACTTCGCGGCGCTCTGGGTCGGCATGGCCCACAACATCCCGTCGTGGCTGCTCGCTTCGGGCCTGGTCGCTCTGGGGATGGACTGGAAGCAGGCGGTGTTCACCATCGCGCTGGCCAATCTGATCGTGCTGGCGCCGATGCTGCTCACCGGGCATGCCGGACCCAAGTACGGCATTCCCTTCCCCGTTCTCGCACGGGCCTCGTTCGGGCTGCGCGGCGCGAATCTGCCGGCGCTGATCAGGGCGGGAGTGGCCTGCGCGTGGTTCGGCATCCAGACCTGGATCGGCGGCCAGGGCATCTTCGTACTGCTCGGCAAGATCTTCGGCGGCTGGGCTGAGGCGGCGGAGGTCGGCGGGCAGCCGTGGACGCTGTGGGTGTGCTTCATACTCTTCTGGGTGCTCGAACTGGCCATCATCTACCGGGGGATGGAGACGCTCCGCCGCTTCGAGAACTGGGCGGCGCCCTTCGTCATCCTCGGCGCGCTGGTACTGCTGGTGTGGATCGCCGTGAAGGCGGGCGGCCTCGGTCCGCTGCTCGACCAGCCGTCGAAGCTCGGCTGGGGCGCGGACTTCTGGCCGGTCTTCTTCCCCTCGCTGATGGGGATGATCGCCTTCTGGTCGACGCTGTCCCTGAACATCCCGGACTTCACCCGCTTCGGTGCGGGCCAGCGGGCCCAGATCTGGGGGCAGTCGCTGGGTCTGCCGACGACGATGACGCTCTTCGCGCTGCTCTCGGTCTTCGTCACCTCCGGCTCGCAGGCGGTGTACGGGGCGGCCGTCTGGGACCCGGTCCAGCTCGCCGCCAAGACCGACAATGTCTTCGGTCTGCTCTTCGCGCTGGTGACGGTGCTGATCGCGACGATCTCGGTGAACATCGCGGCGAACGTCGTCTCGCCCGCGTACGACCTGGCGAATCTGGCGCCGAAGGTCATCAACTTCCGCAGGGGCGCGCTGATCACGGGTGTCGTCGGCGTACTGCTCATGCCGTGGAAGCTGACCGAGACGCCCGAGCTCTATATCTTCACCTGGCTCGGGTTGGTCGGCGGACTGCTGGGTACGGTGGCGGGCATCCTGATCGCCGACTACTGGGTCGTGCGCCGCACGGTCCTCGACCTGGCGGGGCTGTACACCCCGGGCAGCCGATACTGGTACACCTCCGGCTGGAATCTGCGCGCCGTGGCGGCGTTCGTGGTCGGCGGGGTGCTGGCGGTGGGCGGCTCGCACTCGGCGGAGGGTAAGGGGCCGTTCCCCGAGGACGGGCTGATCCCCTTCCTGAAGCCGCTCGCGGACTACGGCTGGGCGGTGGGGCTGGCGTCGTCGCTGGTGCTCTATGTGGCGCTGATGCGGGCGGAGCGGGCCCGCGCGGCGAGTTCAAGCCCGTCCGGCGTTTGA
- a CDS encoding amidase, producing MSTDEFGGLAEHTRVLREGQTSSEALVASAIERIEASQSTINAFRWVRGEQALAEARDADRRLAAGERLPLLGVPLAVKDDTDVAGLPTLFGCRGEIAPAATDGEAVRRLRAAGAVIVGKTNSCELGQWPFTEGPAFGATRNPWSTDHTPGGSSGGSAAAVAAGLVPAALGSDGAGSVRIPAAWSHLVGIKPQRGRVSLHPYADAFQGLAVNGPLARTVADAALLLDVVQGPHAEDLHRPDAIDASAAARRDPGRLRIALAWRPPLTLTGAMPHPEVRRAVTALAEALARLGHHVEEARPRYGLIGLAFVPRATAGIAEVAALHPDPALLDPRTRRALRNGKRLGGRVVRAARAREARQHRRIGAIFDTYDIVLTPTTAAPPPRIGTFDGMGAWRTDSTMAAACPYAWPWNVLGWPGVNVPAGLTADGLPVGAQLLGPAGGEERLISLAAQLEADQRWYEKRPPAPVSCEDVPVEQ from the coding sequence GTGTCCACAGATGAATTCGGCGGACTGGCAGAACACACACGGGTGTTGAGGGAGGGTCAGACCTCGTCCGAGGCGCTGGTGGCGAGCGCGATCGAGCGCATCGAGGCCAGCCAGAGCACCATCAACGCCTTCCGGTGGGTACGCGGCGAACAGGCACTCGCCGAAGCCAGGGACGCGGACCGGCGCCTCGCGGCGGGCGAGCGGCTGCCGCTGCTCGGCGTGCCGCTCGCGGTCAAGGACGACACCGATGTGGCCGGGCTGCCCACCCTCTTCGGCTGCCGCGGTGAGATCGCCCCGGCCGCCACGGACGGCGAAGCGGTACGCCGCCTCCGCGCGGCCGGTGCCGTGATCGTCGGCAAGACCAACTCCTGCGAGCTCGGCCAGTGGCCGTTCACCGAGGGGCCCGCCTTCGGCGCCACCCGTAACCCCTGGTCCACCGATCACACCCCGGGCGGCTCGTCCGGCGGCTCCGCGGCCGCCGTCGCCGCAGGGCTCGTGCCCGCCGCGCTCGGCTCGGACGGCGCGGGATCGGTCCGTATCCCCGCCGCCTGGTCGCATCTCGTCGGCATCAAACCGCAGCGCGGCCGGGTCTCCCTCCACCCCTACGCCGACGCCTTCCAGGGCCTCGCCGTCAACGGCCCGCTCGCCCGCACCGTCGCCGACGCCGCCCTGCTCCTCGACGTGGTGCAGGGCCCGCACGCCGAGGATCTGCACCGGCCCGACGCGATCGACGCATCGGCCGCGGCCCGCCGCGACCCGGGCCGGCTGCGTATCGCGCTCGCCTGGCGGCCCCCGCTGACCCTCACCGGCGCCATGCCCCACCCCGAGGTGCGCCGCGCTGTCACCGCGCTCGCCGAGGCGCTCGCCCGCCTCGGTCACCACGTGGAGGAAGCCCGCCCGCGCTACGGGCTGATCGGTCTCGCCTTCGTACCCCGCGCCACCGCAGGGATCGCGGAGGTCGCCGCCCTGCACCCCGACCCCGCCCTGCTCGACCCGCGCACCCGCAGAGCCCTGCGCAACGGAAAGCGGCTCGGCGGCCGGGTGGTGCGGGCCGCCCGCGCCCGCGAGGCCCGCCAGCACCGGAGGATCGGCGCGATCTTCGACACCTACGACATCGTCCTCACCCCGACCACCGCGGCGCCGCCGCCGCGCATCGGAACCTTCGACGGAATGGGCGCCTGGCGCACCGATTCGACGATGGCGGCCGCGTGCCCGTACGCCTGGCCCTGGAACGTCCTCGGCTGGCCCGGCGTCAATGTCCCGGCCGGTCTCACCGCCGACGGACTGCCCGTGGGAGCCCAACTCCTCGGCCCTGCGGGCGGCGAGGAACGGCTGATCTCGCTCGCCGCCCAGCTCGAGGCGGACCAGCGGTGGTACGAGAAGCGGCCGCCCGCCCCGGTGAGCTGCGAGGACGTGCCGGTGGAACAATGA
- a CDS encoding SDR family NAD(P)-dependent oxidoreductase, whose protein sequence is MRITGATVLLTGVTGGIGGALAAELSARGAKLVLTGRRREALEPLADRYGARAIVADMADPADVERLADEAAGTDILIANAALPSSGDLLDYTPEQIDRALAVNLRAPAMLARLLAPAMVEARRGHLAFVGSMSGKTATKYSALYDATKFGLRGFALSLRQDLHDHGVGVSIVQPGFVRDAGMFAATGAAAPAGLRTVSPRQVVAGVVRAIEQDRAEVNVAPVEMKVLTAIGGQFPGFSERVQRRASGADRTVRDIVEAQRDSR, encoded by the coding sequence ATGCGCATCACCGGAGCAACCGTTCTGCTGACCGGGGTCACCGGCGGCATAGGCGGCGCCCTCGCCGCCGAACTGTCCGCCAGGGGCGCCAAGTTGGTGCTGACCGGCCGCCGCCGCGAGGCGCTGGAGCCGCTCGCCGACCGGTACGGCGCCCGCGCGATCGTCGCCGACATGGCGGATCCCGCGGATGTGGAACGGCTCGCGGACGAGGCCGCGGGCACGGACATCCTGATCGCCAACGCCGCGCTGCCCTCCAGCGGCGATCTGCTGGACTACACGCCCGAGCAGATCGACCGCGCCCTGGCGGTGAACCTCCGCGCCCCCGCGATGCTGGCCCGGCTGCTCGCCCCCGCGATGGTCGAGGCGCGGCGGGGCCATCTGGCATTCGTCGGCTCGATGTCGGGCAAGACGGCGACGAAGTACTCCGCGCTGTACGACGCCACCAAGTTCGGTCTGCGCGGCTTCGCGCTCTCGCTCCGGCAGGATCTGCACGACCACGGGGTGGGCGTGTCGATCGTCCAGCCCGGCTTCGTGAGGGACGCGGGCATGTTCGCGGCGACCGGAGCGGCGGCCCCGGCGGGGCTGCGCACGGTCTCACCCCGGCAGGTCGTCGCGGGGGTCGTCCGTGCCATCGAGCAGGACCGGGCCGAAGTGAACGTCGCCCCGGTCGAGATGAAGGTGCTCACCGCGATCGGCGGCCAGTTCCCGGGCTTCTCGGAGCGCGTCCAGCGCCGCGCGAGCGGCGCGGACCGCACGGTCCGCGACATCGTGGAGGCCCAGCGCGACAGCCGGTGA